One window of the Nicotiana tabacum cultivar K326 chromosome 4, ASM71507v2, whole genome shotgun sequence genome contains the following:
- the LOC142180152 gene encoding uncharacterized protein LOC142180152 gives MTIDNITSPSDVTHVADKGNSSSSRPIAFHLDDYTHPCHPLYLHPPDVLGASPVSTPFDGTSYGSWHRNILVALSMRNKLDFINGITNKPLVGSPIVRQWQQCNDLVVSWLTNSLTKEISRSVEYSELAKDIWRELDERYSMADGARIFELKKELSHMSQGPLDIGSYFNKIK, from the coding sequence ATGACGATTGATAACATTACTTCTCCCTCCGATGTTACTCATGTTGCTGACAAAGGAAACTCTTCTTCCTCTCGTCCTATTGCTTTCCATCTTGATGACTATACTCACCCGTGTCATCCTCTTTATTTACATCCGCCTGATGTCTTAGGAGCCTCTCCAGTCTCCACTCCTTTCGATGGCACTAGCTATGGAAGCTGGCATCGAAATATTCTGGTCGCCCTATCTATGCGCAATAAATTGGACTTTATAAATGGCATTACTAACAAACCACTTGTTGGTTCCCCTATAGTCAGGCAATGGCAACAATGTAATGATTTAGTGGTGTCTTGGCTGACCAATTCTCTCACCAAGGAGATTTCCCGCAGTGTTGAGTATTCAGAACTGGCCAAAGACATTTGGCGTGAGTTAGATGAGAGATATAGTATGGCTGATGGTGCTAGAATTTTTGAACTTAAGAAGGAGTTATCTCACATGTCTCAGGGTCCTTTGGACATAGGCTCTTacttcaacaaaataaaataa